A section of the Microbacterium sp. MM2322 genome encodes:
- a CDS encoding MerR family transcriptional regulator, translated as MRISELATETGVPVATIKYYLREKLLPEGERTSATQAVYRPAHVERLRLIRALVDSGVGIAASRRVIAALDDPPANPNHLLGVAHAAVSPPVDAGLDLSAAEALIVRWGWMPDACDPQQVAGVARALDTLDRAGFTVPDPTMDAYLAGIRRMVEAEIDAIPTTSSDAAVRYVVLGTVLVEPLLLALRRVAEEFVSGERFGGSGS; from the coding sequence ATGCGGATCTCAGAACTCGCCACCGAGACGGGTGTCCCGGTGGCCACGATCAAGTACTACCTGCGCGAGAAGCTGCTCCCCGAGGGTGAGCGGACGTCTGCGACGCAGGCCGTCTACCGCCCCGCCCACGTGGAGCGGCTGCGGCTCATCCGCGCTCTCGTCGACTCCGGGGTCGGAATCGCCGCATCCCGCCGGGTCATCGCAGCCCTCGACGACCCGCCCGCCAACCCGAACCACCTTCTCGGCGTGGCGCATGCCGCCGTCTCTCCGCCCGTCGACGCGGGCCTCGACCTCTCCGCCGCCGAAGCGCTGATCGTCCGGTGGGGGTGGATGCCGGACGCCTGCGACCCGCAGCAGGTCGCCGGTGTCGCGCGCGCCCTCGACACCCTCGACCGGGCGGGATTCACGGTGCCCGACCCCACGATGGACGCCTACCTCGCCGGCATCCGTCGGATGGTCGAGGCCGAGATCGACGCCATCCCGACGACGTCGTCGGATGCAGCGGTGCGCTACGTCGTGCTCGGTACGGTGCTCGTCGAACCGCTGCTCCTGGCCCTCCGCCGCGTCGCCGAGGAGTTCGTCTCGGGCGAGAGGTTCGGCGGCTCGGGTTCCTGA
- a CDS encoding PQQ-dependent sugar dehydrogenase, with translation MSSPRRSAASIAGAGVAAVLLLSGCSAPEDPAAESPTPSRTPSASPTPTPTATPTPTPVPKTPRTVASGLDAPWSMAVLDETVFVSERDTARILEVAPDGATRVVDTVAGVVHSDEGGLLGLATDGDALYVYSTARSGNRVERYALSGAAGSYGLGEPTPVIDGMPSGTHHNGGRIAFGPDGMLYIANGDTSDEPASQDSGSLAGKILRIAPDGSVPADNPDPTSPVYSLGHRNVQGFAWAQDGTMFASEFGRNYRDELNVIEPGGNYGWPYVEGTGGEDDGFIDPVQTWSTDAASPSGIAIVDDTILIANLRGRVLRAVPVADPSSSTELYAGEYGRLRDVTVGPDGTLFVLTNNTDGRGSPQQGDDRIVSLAVPQP, from the coding sequence ATGTCCTCGCCTCGCCGCAGTGCCGCTTCGATCGCCGGGGCGGGCGTCGCCGCGGTCCTCCTCCTGAGTGGGTGCTCGGCACCGGAAGATCCCGCCGCCGAGTCGCCGACCCCGTCGCGGACGCCCTCCGCGAGCCCGACGCCGACACCCACCGCCACGCCGACGCCGACCCCGGTGCCGAAGACGCCGCGGACGGTCGCGAGCGGACTCGACGCGCCCTGGTCGATGGCGGTGCTCGACGAGACCGTCTTCGTCAGCGAGCGCGACACCGCCCGCATCCTCGAAGTGGCTCCGGACGGCGCGACCCGCGTCGTCGACACCGTCGCCGGAGTGGTGCACAGCGACGAGGGCGGGCTGCTCGGGCTCGCGACCGACGGTGATGCGCTCTACGTCTACTCGACAGCCCGGAGCGGCAACCGGGTGGAGCGGTATGCCCTCTCGGGCGCGGCAGGGTCGTACGGCCTCGGCGAGCCGACGCCGGTGATCGACGGGATGCCGTCCGGAACCCACCACAACGGCGGTCGCATCGCGTTCGGCCCCGACGGGATGCTCTACATCGCGAACGGCGACACGAGTGATGAGCCGGCCTCGCAGGACTCCGGATCGCTCGCGGGAAAGATCCTGCGCATCGCGCCCGACGGCTCAGTGCCTGCCGACAACCCCGACCCGACGTCGCCGGTCTACAGCCTCGGGCACCGCAACGTGCAGGGCTTCGCGTGGGCGCAGGACGGCACCATGTTCGCGAGTGAGTTCGGTCGCAACTACCGCGACGAGCTCAACGTCATCGAACCGGGCGGCAACTACGGCTGGCCGTACGTGGAAGGCACCGGCGGCGAGGATGACGGGTTCATCGACCCCGTCCAGACCTGGTCGACGGATGCCGCCAGCCCCAGCGGCATCGCGATCGTCGACGACACGATCCTGATCGCGAACCTCCGCGGCCGGGTGCTGCGCGCAGTGCCCGTGGCCGACCCGTCGTCGTCGACGGAGCTGTACGCCGGCGAGTACGGCCGGCTCCGCGACGTCACGGTCGGGCCGGACGGGACGCTGTTCGTCCTCACGAACAACACCGACGGACGCGGCTCACCGCAGCAGGGCGACGACCGGATCGTCAGTCTCGCGGTGCCGCAGCCCTGA
- a CDS encoding aldo/keto reductase encodes MTVPTLTLNDGHTIPQLGFGVFQVDPAEAERIVSVALEAGYRHIDTAAVYGNEEGVGRAIAASGVPRDELFITTKLWNSEQGRDTARPAIESSLEKLGLDYVDLYLIHWPRPDKDRYVETWQQLETFQAEGLSRSIGVSNFHQPHLQRLFDETDTVPAVNQIELHPAFAQRELRAFQEPKGVLTESWGPLGQGKYDLFGEKAVADAAAAHGVSPAQVVIRWHLQEGLIVFPKSSTPERIVTNFDVFGFELTADEVSAIGALDRGQRVGADPDTATF; translated from the coding sequence ATGACCGTTCCCACACTCACACTCAACGACGGACACACCATTCCCCAGCTGGGCTTCGGCGTCTTCCAGGTCGACCCGGCCGAGGCCGAGCGCATCGTCAGCGTCGCCCTCGAAGCCGGCTACCGCCACATCGACACCGCCGCCGTCTACGGCAACGAAGAGGGTGTCGGTCGCGCGATCGCCGCCTCCGGCGTCCCGCGTGACGAGCTCTTCATCACCACGAAGCTGTGGAACTCCGAGCAGGGCCGCGACACCGCTCGCCCGGCGATCGAGTCGAGCCTCGAGAAGCTCGGGCTCGACTATGTCGACCTGTACCTGATCCACTGGCCGCGCCCCGACAAGGATCGCTATGTCGAGACCTGGCAGCAGCTCGAGACCTTCCAGGCTGAGGGCCTGTCGCGCTCGATCGGTGTCTCGAACTTCCACCAGCCGCACCTCCAGCGCCTGTTCGACGAGACCGACACGGTGCCTGCGGTCAACCAGATCGAGCTCCACCCGGCCTTCGCGCAGCGTGAGCTTCGCGCCTTCCAGGAACCGAAGGGCGTCCTCACGGAGTCGTGGGGTCCGCTCGGCCAGGGCAAGTACGACCTGTTCGGCGAGAAGGCCGTGGCGGATGCTGCCGCCGCCCACGGCGTGAGCCCGGCTCAGGTCGTCATCCGTTGGCACCTGCAGGAGGGCCTCATCGTCTTCCCCAAGTCCTCCACCCCGGAGCGCATCGTGACGAACTTCGACGTGTTCGGCTTCGAGCTGACCGCCGACGAGGTATCGGCCATCGGCGCACTCGACCGCGGTCAGCGCGTCGGTGCCGACCCGGACACCGCCACGTTCTGA
- a CDS encoding DUF4188 domain-containing protein, translating to MARMTHSHDGELVVFHIGMTIKKWWRPDLWMPISAVMPKMLTELFSDPESGLLGSTMLIGRRGPYLVQYWSSLEKLYAYASAPEQAHRPAWTSFNRNARKHPGAIGVWHETYQVAAAESIYVDTPPMGLGAATGLVEIGRRHDRARARIADGATA from the coding sequence ATGGCTCGCATGACCCACTCACACGACGGTGAACTCGTCGTCTTCCACATCGGCATGACGATCAAGAAGTGGTGGCGACCCGATCTCTGGATGCCGATCTCCGCGGTCATGCCCAAGATGCTGACCGAGCTGTTCAGCGACCCCGAGTCGGGCCTGCTCGGCTCGACGATGCTCATCGGACGCCGCGGGCCCTACCTCGTGCAGTACTGGTCGTCGCTCGAGAAGCTGTACGCCTACGCGTCGGCGCCCGAGCAGGCGCACCGCCCCGCGTGGACGAGCTTCAACCGCAACGCGCGCAAGCACCCCGGCGCGATCGGCGTGTGGCACGAGACGTACCAGGTCGCGGCCGCGGAGTCGATCTACGTCGACACTCCCCCGATGGGCCTCGGCGCCGCGACCGGCCTGGTCGAGATCGGCCGCCGGCACGACCGGGCGCGGGCGCGCATCGCCGATGGCGCGACTGCGTGA
- a CDS encoding sigma-70 family RNA polymerase sigma factor, whose protein sequence is MSETPVSATDAELVRLLAQTATGDVASFARVYDATSAAAFGLAVRVTGDRDLAEDVLQKAFASVWTDAQRYSARRTPPRTWILAIAHRHAVERLRATRAEAPGASAVHEPNRTAASHRQLRKLPDDQERAVALAYLGGYTQPEIAAMTEAPLSTVKSLTRSALDQLRDAARPVTAAITLPLTGSFPIQPPPTGAVA, encoded by the coding sequence ATGTCGGAAACACCCGTGTCCGCGACGGATGCCGAGCTGGTGCGACTCCTCGCCCAGACGGCAACCGGTGACGTCGCCTCATTCGCCCGCGTGTACGACGCGACATCGGCGGCGGCCTTCGGCCTCGCCGTGCGCGTGACGGGCGACCGAGATCTCGCAGAAGACGTGCTCCAGAAGGCTTTCGCGTCGGTGTGGACTGACGCGCAGCGGTACAGCGCGCGCCGGACGCCGCCTCGCACGTGGATCCTCGCGATCGCGCACCGCCACGCGGTCGAGCGTCTGCGCGCAACCCGTGCGGAAGCCCCAGGGGCATCCGCGGTGCACGAGCCGAACCGCACCGCCGCCAGCCACCGGCAGCTGCGAAAGCTGCCCGACGACCAGGAGCGCGCGGTTGCGCTCGCCTACCTCGGCGGGTACACCCAGCCCGAGATCGCCGCGATGACCGAGGCTCCGCTGAGCACCGTGAAGTCGCTGACCCGCAGCGCCCTCGATCAGCTGCGTGACGCCGCTCGGCCGGTCACGGCCGCGATCACCCTGCCGCTGACGGGGTCGTTTCCGATCCAGCCGCCACCCACGGGAGCGGTCGCTTAG
- a CDS encoding MATE family efflux transporter has product MATSLTTGRPWRVILLFTLPLMIGNVVQQLYHFADTIVVGRLLGVDALAAVGATGSLLFLLLGFAWGLTSGFAIPTAQAYGAMDAAGVRRSVATGAVLSGITTVLLTIGAPLLAHPALVLLQTPPELLADATIFTQISFLGAGALMFFNFLSAVIRAIGDSRTPLIFLIVSCGLNVVLVIAAIAWLGLGVAGAALATVIAQAVSVLLCLEFVRRRIPELHLHREDWRITRVDVVRHLRLGLPMGFQASIIAIGALTVQVALNTLGGEAIAAYTAASRVDGLAVALLQSMSLAVSMYVAQNYGAGRPDRIRRGVVQATWIAIGTAVGLGILLISFGGPIVRIFVGDGADEVVHLAVSMLVINGLSYTALGVLFVTRGALQGLGNAMIPTVTGVVELIARAAAAILLGSFMGFIGVAWSNPLAWISAAVILIPSYIRAHRRLATMPMAPMTITPTTPIAVIGPVDGSMTVETVVTQPVPLPAYPSRMRQVLRRRSTTRRRLTRKR; this is encoded by the coding sequence ATGGCCACCTCCCTGACGACGGGCCGCCCCTGGCGCGTCATCCTCCTGTTCACCCTGCCGCTCATGATCGGCAACGTGGTGCAGCAGCTGTACCACTTCGCCGACACGATCGTCGTGGGTCGGCTACTCGGTGTCGACGCGCTCGCCGCCGTCGGCGCGACGGGGAGTCTGCTGTTCCTGCTGCTCGGCTTCGCGTGGGGCCTGACCTCCGGCTTCGCGATCCCGACCGCGCAGGCCTACGGAGCGATGGATGCCGCCGGTGTCCGCCGCTCCGTCGCGACCGGCGCCGTGCTCAGCGGGATCACGACCGTGCTCCTGACCATCGGTGCGCCGCTCCTCGCCCACCCCGCGCTGGTTCTGTTGCAGACCCCGCCGGAGCTCCTCGCCGACGCGACGATCTTCACGCAGATCAGCTTCCTCGGCGCCGGCGCACTGATGTTCTTCAACTTCCTGTCCGCCGTCATCCGTGCGATCGGCGACTCCCGGACGCCGCTCATCTTCCTCATCGTCTCGTGCGGCCTCAACGTCGTTCTCGTGATCGCCGCGATCGCGTGGCTGGGGCTCGGCGTCGCCGGGGCCGCGCTCGCGACCGTGATCGCGCAGGCCGTCTCGGTGCTCCTGTGCCTCGAGTTCGTCCGTCGCCGCATCCCCGAGCTGCACCTCCACCGCGAAGACTGGCGCATCACCCGGGTCGACGTCGTCCGGCACCTGCGTCTCGGCCTGCCGATGGGCTTCCAGGCGTCGATCATCGCCATCGGTGCGCTCACGGTGCAAGTCGCGCTCAACACGCTCGGCGGCGAAGCGATCGCGGCGTACACCGCGGCATCCCGCGTCGACGGCCTCGCGGTCGCGCTGCTCCAGTCGATGTCGCTCGCGGTCTCGATGTACGTGGCGCAGAACTACGGCGCCGGCCGCCCCGACCGCATCCGTCGCGGTGTGGTGCAGGCCACGTGGATCGCGATCGGCACGGCGGTGGGCCTCGGCATCCTGCTCATCTCGTTCGGCGGTCCGATCGTTCGCATCTTCGTCGGGGATGGGGCGGATGAGGTCGTGCACCTCGCGGTCTCGATGCTCGTGATCAACGGCCTCAGCTACACAGCGCTCGGTGTGCTCTTCGTGACGCGCGGTGCGCTGCAGGGTCTCGGGAATGCCATGATCCCGACCGTGACCGGCGTCGTCGAGCTCATCGCTCGCGCGGCGGCGGCGATCCTGCTCGGATCGTTCATGGGCTTCATCGGCGTCGCGTGGTCGAACCCGCTCGCCTGGATCTCGGCCGCCGTCATCCTGATCCCGTCCTACATCCGTGCGCACCGGCGGCTCGCAACCATGCCGATGGCGCCGATGACGATCACGCCGACGACGCCGATCGCGGTCATCGGGCCGGTCGACGGGTCGATGACGGTCGAGACCGTCGTCACCCAGCCGGTGCCGCTGCCCGCATACCCGTCACGGATGCGTCAGGTCCTTCGACGGCGTTCGACCACCCGGCGCCGCCTCACGCGCAAGCGCTGA
- a CDS encoding acyl-CoA synthetase, whose amino-acid sequence MSDAAPRSFEVRHLQMGRALFAALAAIMITFSVDHSAQVGMSVFSGFAIATALVLLLSAWLVFPAGDRWQVVLLGILTVVAGMIASFPPLRTDDGFFTTVLVWALVTGVAELAIGIVGRRRGNPAAREAVFVGGLTVILGIALAFIPRDYLLEYYIDQARRSFTLTGITIGVGVLGGYAAIVAVYLGIAAFSPRPETATAVETVDTDAAGGHA is encoded by the coding sequence GTGTCTGACGCTGCCCCCCGCTCCTTCGAGGTGCGACACCTGCAGATGGGTCGCGCCCTCTTCGCGGCGCTGGCGGCGATCATGATCACGTTCTCCGTCGATCACTCGGCGCAGGTCGGGATGTCGGTGTTCAGCGGCTTCGCCATCGCGACCGCCCTGGTTCTGCTGCTGTCGGCGTGGCTCGTGTTCCCGGCGGGCGACCGGTGGCAGGTGGTGCTCCTCGGCATCCTCACGGTCGTCGCGGGCATGATCGCGAGCTTCCCCCCGCTCCGCACCGACGACGGCTTCTTCACGACGGTCCTCGTCTGGGCCCTCGTCACGGGCGTCGCGGAACTCGCGATCGGGATCGTCGGACGGCGTCGGGGCAATCCCGCCGCGCGCGAGGCGGTGTTCGTCGGCGGCCTCACGGTGATCCTCGGCATCGCCCTGGCCTTCATCCCTCGCGACTACCTGCTCGAGTACTACATCGACCAGGCGCGTCGGTCCTTCACCCTGACCGGCATCACGATCGGCGTCGGCGTGCTGGGCGGCTATGCGGCGATCGTCGCCGTATACCTGGGTATCGCGGCGTTCTCGCCCCGACCCGAGACGGCCACTGCCGTCGAGACGGTCGACACGGATGCCGCTGGAGGCCACGCATGA
- a CDS encoding DUF2332 domain-containing protein, which translates to MTDLPSWGVASDSPTARHYRTFGALEARGSSAAYEDWALGVADDAEMLELIDELPRAKRQANLVFAAMRVAGVPVAPWTDARREAIAQWPRIRDIALTHATQTNEAARCAVLLPQLARVPGPLALLEVGASAGLCLYPDRYAYRYTDDDGTVTALDPATPTDVVIECRIENAAPPTRLPEVVWRGGIDLNPLDPADPETLAWLDALVWPEHDDRRTRLRAAAAVAASAPAPIRAGDLNDLIADAAASAPADATLVVFHTAVLAYLSPEDRERFRRTMVDTDAVWLSNEGLGVFPEFEGVVPPAERHRFVLAVDGEPVALTHPHGRSYRAL; encoded by the coding sequence ATGACAGACCTTCCGTCGTGGGGCGTCGCGTCCGACTCCCCGACGGCGCGGCACTACCGCACCTTCGGCGCACTCGAGGCTCGCGGCTCGTCCGCGGCGTACGAGGACTGGGCGCTCGGGGTCGCGGATGACGCCGAGATGCTCGAGCTGATCGACGAGCTCCCGCGCGCCAAGCGGCAGGCGAACCTCGTCTTCGCCGCGATGCGCGTCGCGGGCGTGCCGGTCGCGCCGTGGACGGATGCCCGTCGTGAGGCGATCGCGCAGTGGCCGCGCATCCGCGACATCGCCCTCACGCACGCGACGCAGACGAACGAGGCCGCCCGCTGCGCCGTGCTCCTGCCCCAGCTGGCCCGCGTACCGGGCCCGCTCGCTCTCCTCGAAGTCGGTGCCTCTGCGGGACTCTGCCTCTACCCCGACCGCTACGCGTACCGCTACACCGACGACGACGGCACCGTCACCGCGCTCGACCCGGCGACCCCGACCGACGTCGTCATCGAGTGCCGAATCGAGAACGCCGCGCCACCCACGCGCCTGCCCGAGGTGGTCTGGCGCGGCGGCATCGATCTGAACCCGCTCGACCCCGCCGACCCCGAGACGCTCGCGTGGCTCGACGCGCTCGTGTGGCCCGAGCACGACGACCGGCGCACCCGGCTGCGCGCCGCCGCCGCAGTGGCGGCATCCGCTCCCGCTCCGATCCGCGCCGGCGACCTCAACGACCTGATCGCGGATGCCGCGGCATCCGCCCCCGCTGACGCGACGCTCGTCGTGTTCCACACCGCGGTGCTCGCCTACCTCAGTCCCGAGGACCGCGAGCGCTTCCGACGCACCATGGTCGACACGGATGCGGTCTGGCTCTCGAACGAGGGGCTCGGGGTGTTCCCCGAGTTCGAGGGCGTCGTGCCGCCGGCGGAGCGGCACCGTTTCGTCCTCGCGGTCGACGGCGAGCCGGTGGCGCTGACGCATCCGCACGGCCGCAGCTACCGCGCCCTGTGA
- a CDS encoding Clp protease N-terminal domain-containing protein, which yields MSKMTTAIGNAHRLTQYAMEEASRVDRRELGVEHLLLALTLDASDAGQVLRASGVTVAAVRSAVAAEEAEQLSSLGMTGAQITPGPISIGPGAGWTWTPVAEKLLTASGDGTTAGILRRVLAEPSGAIASLLRRMDVSAEELRDRLDAATALPPAVSVRRPHPLARSAAAFVAASIHDTWALISSAERLPEWEESVGHVTGDSGGGWIGSPRDEVTAKPAFRRLQIALTRNVDAHRVSWTFRYPDAPRANERRISLRLEPAAGGTMVHIDYAWERPQRRRRAALGPVMAPVYRLVVAMQVARLGASIGAALR from the coding sequence ATGAGCAAGATGACGACCGCGATCGGGAACGCGCATCGACTGACGCAGTACGCGATGGAGGAGGCATCCCGCGTCGACCGTCGCGAGCTCGGTGTCGAGCATCTGCTCCTCGCCCTCACCCTCGACGCGTCGGATGCCGGCCAGGTGCTGCGGGCGTCCGGAGTGACCGTCGCCGCGGTTCGCTCCGCTGTCGCTGCCGAAGAGGCCGAGCAGCTCTCGTCGCTTGGGATGACCGGCGCGCAGATCACGCCCGGACCGATTTCCATAGGCCCCGGAGCGGGCTGGACCTGGACGCCTGTCGCCGAGAAGCTGCTGACGGCATCCGGCGACGGGACGACCGCCGGCATCCTGCGTCGCGTGCTGGCAGAGCCGAGCGGAGCCATCGCATCGCTGTTGCGTCGGATGGACGTGTCGGCGGAGGAGCTGCGGGACCGTCTGGACGCTGCAACCGCGCTGCCGCCCGCGGTATCGGTTCGACGGCCGCACCCGCTCGCCCGATCCGCCGCCGCTTTCGTCGCAGCATCCATCCACGACACGTGGGCGCTCATCAGCAGCGCGGAACGCCTGCCCGAGTGGGAGGAGTCGGTCGGTCATGTCACCGGAGATTCCGGGGGTGGGTGGATCGGGTCCCCTCGCGACGAGGTGACGGCGAAGCCCGCGTTCCGCCGTCTGCAGATCGCGCTGACGAGGAATGTCGACGCGCACCGCGTCAGCTGGACGTTCCGCTACCCCGACGCGCCGCGGGCCAACGAGCGTCGCATCAGCCTCCGGCTCGAGCCCGCCGCGGGCGGGACGATGGTGCACATCGACTACGCCTGGGAGCGCCCGCAGCGCCGACGGCGAGCTGCGCTCGGACCGGTGATGGCGCCGGTGTACCGCCTCGTCGTGGCCATGCAGGTGGCACGACTGGGCGCCTCCATCGGCGCGGCGTTGCGCTGA
- a CDS encoding alpha/beta hydrolase, with translation MTTVFPALTETPDPQFVMVGDGYRIATYEWGPADAPTVLLVHGFASSARDNWVNTGWVRDLLRAGYRVLAVDQRGHGASDKPHVAEAYALRTMVTDVEAVLDTYLVDEALYVGYSLGARVGWEVARDLEPRIPRVVLGGVPDGVPLGRLDLDQVQAYVDEGTPVTDAVTHNYISLTERVPGNDLRALLAIARGMRATGTVDPDPGKAPAQPVLFATGTKDGIIEGSRSLAAATPQGHFVEIPDRHHFNAPGSRAFREAALAFLAE, from the coding sequence ATGACCACCGTCTTCCCCGCGCTCACCGAGACTCCCGATCCGCAGTTCGTCATGGTCGGCGACGGGTACCGGATCGCGACGTACGAGTGGGGACCGGCGGATGCCCCGACGGTGCTCCTCGTGCACGGGTTCGCCTCGAGCGCGCGCGACAACTGGGTCAACACCGGGTGGGTGCGTGACCTGCTGCGCGCCGGATACCGCGTGCTCGCTGTCGACCAGCGCGGTCACGGCGCGAGCGACAAGCCCCACGTGGCCGAGGCCTACGCCCTCCGCACGATGGTCACCGACGTCGAGGCGGTGCTCGACACCTACCTCGTCGACGAAGCGCTGTACGTCGGATACTCCCTCGGCGCGCGCGTCGGGTGGGAGGTCGCCCGCGACCTGGAACCCCGCATCCCGCGCGTCGTCCTGGGCGGCGTGCCCGACGGAGTGCCGCTCGGACGCCTCGACCTCGATCAGGTGCAGGCCTACGTCGACGAGGGCACCCCGGTGACGGATGCCGTGACCCACAACTACATCTCCCTCACCGAGCGCGTGCCCGGCAACGACCTGCGCGCCCTGCTGGCGATCGCCCGCGGCATGCGCGCGACCGGCACCGTCGATCCCGACCCCGGCAAGGCACCCGCCCAGCCGGTGCTCTTCGCGACGGGAACGAAGGACGGCATCATCGAGGGCTCCCGCTCACTCGCCGCGGCGACCCCGCAGGGACACTTCGTGGAGATCCCCGACCGCCACCACTTCAATGCGCCCGGCTCCCGCGCGTTCCGCGAGGCCGCGCTCGCGTTCCTCGCCGAGTAG
- a CDS encoding FAD-binding dehydrogenase, whose protein sequence is MTTDAAGAIVVGAGLAGLVAASELLDAGKRVLIVEQEPEASFGGQAWWSFGGLFLVDSAEQRRLGVKDSLELARQDWFGSAGFDRPEDRWPRAWAEAYLEFAAGEKRAWLRERGIRFFPIVGWAERGGDRATAHGNSVPRFHITWGTGPGVLDPFVHRVLEGVATGRARIAFRHRVDRLEVEDGAVVGVSGAVLAPDSAERGAPSNRDETGEFSFRAGAVLVSSGGIGGNHDLVRAQWPARMGRPPESMLSGVPAHVDGRMLGVAETAGAHLINGDRMWHYVEGIQNHSPVWPRHGIRILPGPSSLWLDATGHRLPTPLFPGFDTIGTLEHIVRGGHDHSWFVLNQAILKKEFALSGSEQNPDLTGKDVRLLAQRLKGDRATAPVEAFKERGADFIVADTVSQLLERMRAASALLDIDRVRLELEGRDREMTNPFTKDAQVTAVRQARRYRGDKLLRVATPGPIADPKNGPLIAVKLHVITRKSLGGIETDLSGRALAASGEPIPGLYAAGEASGFGGGGVHGYRALEGTFLGGCIFSGRAAGRAMAAAV, encoded by the coding sequence ATGACAACGGATGCCGCGGGCGCGATCGTCGTCGGAGCCGGACTCGCCGGGCTGGTCGCCGCCTCCGAACTCCTCGACGCGGGCAAGCGTGTGCTGATCGTCGAGCAGGAACCCGAGGCGAGCTTCGGCGGTCAGGCCTGGTGGTCGTTCGGCGGCCTGTTCCTCGTCGACTCGGCCGAGCAGCGCCGACTGGGCGTCAAGGACTCCCTCGAACTCGCGCGGCAGGACTGGTTCGGCTCGGCCGGCTTCGACCGCCCCGAGGACCGCTGGCCCCGCGCATGGGCCGAGGCGTATCTCGAGTTCGCCGCCGGCGAGAAGCGGGCATGGCTGCGGGAGCGCGGCATCCGCTTCTTCCCGATCGTCGGATGGGCCGAGCGCGGCGGCGACCGCGCGACGGCGCACGGTAACTCCGTGCCGCGGTTCCACATCACGTGGGGCACCGGGCCCGGCGTGCTCGACCCCTTCGTCCACCGAGTGCTCGAGGGGGTTGCGACCGGCCGCGCGCGCATCGCGTTCCGGCACCGCGTCGACCGGCTCGAGGTCGAGGACGGCGCGGTCGTCGGCGTGAGCGGCGCCGTGCTCGCGCCCGACTCCGCCGAGCGCGGCGCCCCGAGCAACCGCGACGAGACGGGCGAGTTCTCGTTCCGCGCCGGCGCGGTCCTCGTCTCGAGCGGCGGCATCGGCGGCAACCACGACCTCGTCCGCGCACAGTGGCCCGCCCGCATGGGACGCCCGCCCGAGTCGATGCTCTCCGGCGTTCCCGCCCACGTCGACGGACGGATGCTGGGGGTCGCCGAGACCGCCGGAGCCCACCTCATCAACGGCGACCGCATGTGGCACTACGTCGAGGGCATCCAGAACCACAGCCCGGTGTGGCCGCGCCACGGCATCCGCATCCTGCCGGGTCCCTCGTCGCTGTGGCTGGATGCCACCGGTCACCGCCTGCCCACCCCGCTGTTCCCGGGCTTCGACACGATCGGCACGCTCGAACACATCGTGCGGGGAGGTCACGACCACAGCTGGTTCGTGCTCAACCAGGCGATCCTGAAGAAGGAGTTCGCGCTGTCTGGCAGCGAGCAGAACCCCGACCTCACCGGGAAGGATGTGCGACTCCTCGCGCAGCGGCTGAAGGGCGACCGGGCGACGGCACCCGTCGAGGCGTTCAAGGAGCGCGGCGCGGACTTCATCGTCGCCGACACGGTTTCGCAGTTGCTCGAGCGGATGCGGGCGGCATCCGCTCTGCTCGACATCGATCGCGTGCGCCTCGAACTCGAGGGCCGCGACCGCGAGATGACGAATCCGTTCACGAAGGACGCGCAGGTCACCGCGGTCCGGCAGGCGCGGCGCTACCGCGGCGACAAGCTGCTGCGCGTCGCGACACCGGGCCCGATCGCCGACCCGAAGAACGGACCGCTCATCGCGGTGAAGCTGCACGTCATCACGCGGAAGAGCCTCGGCGGCATCGAGACCGACCTGTCCGGTCGTGCGCTCGCCGCTTCGGGGGAGCCGATCCCGGGCCTGTACGCCGCAGGTGAGGCGAGCGGCTTCGGCGGGGGCGGCGTGCACGGGTACCGTGCGCTCGAGGGCACCTTCCTCGGCGGCTGCATCTTCTCGGGCCGCGCCGCCGGCCGCGCGATGGCCGCCGCGGTCTAG